The following proteins are encoded in a genomic region of Streptomyces gobiensis:
- a CDS encoding fumarate hydratase codes for MAASSRPARPVFSYTDLLPLGEDTTPYRLITSEGVSTFEADGRTFLKVAPEALRKLAAEAMHDISHYLRPEHLAQLRRILDDPQASANDRFVALDLLKNANIAAAGVLPMCQDTGTAIVMGKRGQQVLTSGGDEEALSLGIYDAYTQLNLRYSQMAPLTMWDEKNTGTNLPAQIELYATDGDAYKFLFMAKGGGSANKSFLYQETKAVLNESAMMKFLEEKIRSLGTAACPPYHLAIVVGGTSAEYALKTAKYASAHYLDELPAEGSPAGHGFRDKELEEKVFELTQQIGIGAQFGGKYFCHDVRVVRLPRHGASCPVAIAVSCSADRQAKAKITAEGVFLEQLETDPARFLPETTDEQLAAEASDAAGATDDAVVRIDLTRPMDEIRAELTKHPVKTRLSLTGPLVVARDIAHAKIKELLDAGEEMPQYLRDHAVYYAGPAKTPEGYASGSFGPTTAGRMDAYVEQFQAAGGSFVMLAKGNRSKQVTDACEAHGGFYLGSIGGPAARLAQDCIKKVEVLEYEELGMEAVWRIEVEDFPAFIVVDDKGNDFFTDPGPAQPFVTSIPVRST; via the coding sequence ATGGCTGCTAGCTCCCGCCCAGCCCGCCCTGTGTTCTCCTACACGGATCTGCTCCCCCTCGGCGAGGACACCACTCCCTACCGGCTGATCACCTCGGAGGGGGTCAGCACCTTCGAGGCCGACGGGCGGACCTTCCTGAAGGTGGCACCGGAGGCGCTGCGCAAGCTCGCCGCCGAGGCGATGCACGACATCTCGCACTATCTGCGTCCCGAGCATCTGGCCCAGCTCCGCCGCATCCTCGATGACCCGCAGGCCAGCGCGAATGACCGGTTCGTGGCCCTGGACCTGCTGAAGAACGCGAACATCGCCGCGGCCGGTGTGCTGCCGATGTGCCAGGACACCGGCACCGCGATCGTGATGGGCAAGCGCGGTCAGCAGGTCCTCACCTCGGGCGGCGACGAAGAGGCGCTTTCCCTGGGCATCTACGACGCCTATACGCAGCTGAACCTGCGGTATTCGCAGATGGCGCCGCTGACCATGTGGGACGAGAAGAACACCGGCACCAACCTCCCGGCGCAGATCGAGCTGTACGCGACGGACGGCGACGCCTACAAGTTCCTCTTTATGGCCAAGGGTGGCGGCTCGGCGAACAAGTCCTTCCTCTACCAGGAGACGAAGGCCGTGCTGAACGAGTCCGCCATGATGAAGTTCCTGGAGGAGAAGATCCGTTCGCTGGGCACCGCCGCCTGCCCGCCGTACCACCTGGCGATCGTTGTCGGCGGCACCAGCGCCGAGTACGCACTGAAGACCGCGAAGTACGCCTCCGCGCACTACCTTGACGAGCTGCCCGCCGAGGGCTCCCCGGCCGGTCATGGCTTCCGGGACAAGGAGCTCGAGGAGAAGGTCTTCGAGCTGACCCAGCAGATCGGCATCGGCGCACAGTTCGGCGGCAAGTACTTCTGCCACGATGTGCGCGTGGTCCGGCTGCCCCGGCACGGTGCCTCCTGCCCGGTCGCCATCGCGGTGTCCTGCTCCGCCGACCGCCAGGCCAAGGCGAAGATCACCGCCGAGGGCGTCTTCCTGGAGCAGCTGGAGACCGACCCGGCACGTTTCCTGCCCGAGACGACGGATGAGCAGCTGGCCGCCGAGGCCTCCGACGCCGCCGGGGCCACCGATGACGCTGTCGTACGGATCGATCTGACCCGCCCCATGGACGAGATCCGCGCCGAGCTGACCAAGCACCCGGTCAAGACCCGGCTCTCGCTGACCGGCCCGCTGGTCGTCGCCCGCGATATCGCGCACGCGAAGATCAAGGAGCTGCTGGACGCGGGTGAGGAGATGCCCCAGTATTTGCGCGATCACGCCGTCTACTACGCGGGCCCGGCCAAGACCCCCGAGGGCTACGCCTCGGGCTCCTTCGGTCCGACGACGGCGGGCCGCATGGACGCGTATGTCGAGCAGTTCCAGGCGGCGGGCGGGTCGTTTGTGATGCTCGCCAAGGGCAATCGGAGCAAGCAGGTCACCGACGCGTGCGAGGCGCACGGTGGCTTCTACCTCGGGTCCATCGGCGGCCCGGCCGCGCGGCTCGCGCAGGACTGCATCAAGAAGGTGGAGGTCCTGGAGTACGAGGAGCTGGGGATGGAGGCGGTCTGGAGGATTGAGGTGGAGGACTTTCCGGCGTTCATTGTCGTCGACGACAAGGGCAACGACTTCTTCACTGACCCGGGTCCTGCGCAGCCCTTCGTTACCAGCATCCCGGTACGCAGCACGTAG
- a CDS encoding DUF6542 domain-containing protein, producing the protein MEQHSAPISQPSRRRPAPPQATLPRPTRQPRSRARPLARETAGGYRARQPARPTRSRSASMPPRLPRPRLTALGSGLLAVLLMMVFGGLDALLLGGSPAPYGCCFVLVSIATALWVRPADLLTAPIAAPIAFTTGLIFISDGSGSFGSRAMGLITALAMNAGWIYGGTVASLLTALVRKVLLVARRRAARRQGSAAA; encoded by the coding sequence GTGGAGCAACACAGCGCGCCCATCAGTCAGCCCAGCCGACGGCGGCCCGCACCGCCGCAGGCGACCCTGCCACGGCCCACGCGTCAGCCCCGGTCCCGGGCCCGGCCGCTGGCACGGGAGACCGCCGGCGGCTACCGCGCACGGCAGCCAGCGCGGCCCACGCGGTCCCGGTCGGCCTCCATGCCCCCACGGCTGCCGCGCCCCCGGCTCACCGCGCTGGGCAGCGGGCTGCTCGCGGTGCTGCTCATGATGGTGTTCGGCGGGCTCGACGCGTTGCTGCTGGGGGGCTCCCCGGCCCCGTACGGCTGCTGCTTTGTGCTGGTCAGCATCGCCACCGCACTGTGGGTGCGGCCTGCTGATCTGCTGACCGCCCCGATCGCGGCACCGATCGCCTTCACCACCGGGCTGATCTTTATCAGCGATGGCTCCGGCAGCTTCGGCAGTCGGGCCATGGGCCTGATCACGGCGCTCGCGATGAACGCGGGGTGGATCTACGGCGGCACCGTGGCATCGCTGCTGACCGCACTCGTACGGAAGGTGTTGCTGGTGGCTCGCAGACGGGCGGCACGTCGTCAGGGGTCTGCTGCCGCGTGA
- a CDS encoding DUF4245 domain-containing protein, with the protein MRGKKTVRDMILSMGLIGLGAWVLYLFIPHDDQQDPVREISYRAELATAERAAPYPVAAPKGLSGKWRATSVYYRSQSDHGAVWHLGFMDPGNEYVAVEQGDADPAKFIAKVTHKAEETTRTVAVNGRDWARYEGPKYDALVLKEPEVTTVVTGTAPFARLKEMATALPS; encoded by the coding sequence ATGCGTGGCAAGAAGACCGTGCGGGACATGATCCTGTCGATGGGCCTGATCGGCCTGGGCGCCTGGGTCCTCTATCTGTTCATCCCGCACGACGATCAGCAGGACCCGGTACGGGAGATCAGCTACCGGGCGGAGCTGGCGACGGCCGAGCGCGCGGCGCCCTATCCGGTGGCCGCGCCCAAGGGCCTGTCCGGGAAGTGGCGTGCCACCTCGGTGTACTACCGGTCGCAGAGCGACCACGGGGCCGTCTGGCATCTGGGCTTCATGGACCCGGGGAATGAGTATGTGGCTGTCGAGCAGGGCGACGCCGACCCGGCCAAGTTCATCGCCAAGGTCACGCACAAGGCGGAGGAGACCACCCGCACGGTTGCGGTGAACGGCCGGGACTGGGCTCGCTACGAGGGGCCGAAGTACGACGCGCTGGTACTGAAGGAGCCCGAGGTGACCACCGTGGTCACCGGCACGGCCCCGTTCGCCCGCCTGAAGGAAATGGCCACCGCGCTTCCTTCTTGA
- a CDS encoding 4-hydroxy-3-methylbut-2-enyl diphosphate reductase produces the protein MDAMTATTARRVLLAAPRGYCAGVDRAVIAVEKALEQYGAPIYVRHEIVHNKYVVQTLEKKGAIFVDETEEVPEGEIVIFSAHGVAPVVHEEAERGKLATIDATCPLVTKVHKEAVRFASDDYDILLIGHEGHEEVIGTSGEAPEHITLVDGPGDVENVEVKDPERVVWLSQTTLSVDETMETVDALKEKFPKLISPPSDDICYATQNRQTAIKQVAAESDLVIVVGSKNSSNSVRLVETALAHGAKDGHLVDNASEIDEAWLEGVSTVGVSSGASVPDILVEGVMEWLAERGYADVEVVQPVAEHMQFSLPKELRRDLRAEAAKKVT, from the coding sequence ATGGATGCCATGACTGCTACGACTGCCCGCCGGGTCCTTCTCGCCGCCCCCCGTGGGTACTGCGCGGGCGTGGACCGAGCCGTGATCGCCGTAGAGAAGGCGCTGGAGCAGTACGGAGCGCCGATCTACGTCCGGCATGAAATCGTCCACAACAAATATGTCGTGCAGACCCTGGAGAAGAAGGGCGCGATCTTCGTCGATGAGACGGAGGAGGTGCCCGAAGGTGAGATCGTGATCTTCTCCGCGCATGGGGTGGCCCCGGTGGTGCACGAGGAGGCCGAGCGCGGCAAGCTGGCCACGATTGACGCCACCTGCCCGCTGGTCACCAAGGTGCACAAGGAAGCGGTCCGGTTCGCCAGCGACGACTACGACATCCTGCTCATCGGCCATGAGGGCCATGAGGAGGTCATCGGCACCAGCGGTGAGGCGCCGGAGCACATCACCCTGGTCGACGGGCCGGGGGATGTGGAGAACGTGGAGGTCAAGGACCCGGAAAGGGTCGTGTGGCTCTCCCAGACCACGCTGTCGGTCGACGAGACCATGGAAACCGTGGACGCGCTGAAGGAGAAGTTCCCGAAGCTCATCAGCCCGCCCAGCGACGACATCTGCTACGCCACGCAGAACCGGCAGACCGCCATCAAGCAGGTCGCCGCGGAGTCCGACCTGGTCATTGTGGTCGGCTCCAAGAACTCCTCCAACTCCGTCCGGCTGGTCGAGACCGCACTCGCGCACGGCGCCAAGGACGGTCACCTGGTGGACAACGCCTCCGAGATCGATGAGGCCTGGCTGGAGGGCGTCTCCACGGTCGGTGTCTCGTCGGGTGCCTCAGTGCCGGACATCCTGGTCGAGGGCGTTATGGAGTGGCTGGCCGAGCGCGGCTACGCCGATGTGGAGGTCGTACAGCCGGTGGCGGAGCATATGCAGTTCTCCCTGCCCAAGGAGCTGCGCCGGGATCTGCGCGCGGAGGCCGCGAAGAAGGTGACGTGA
- a CDS encoding DUF402 domain-containing protein — MTADIREEEIGGLAGGRWAPGTHILWRYRANGRTDPHICRPVTVVRDTADLLAVWMAPGTTCVKPQLADGTPVHREPLATRYTKPRTTARSRWFGTGVLKLARPGDPWSVWLFWERGWRFKNWYVNLEEPRTRWSGGVDSEDHFLDIDVYPDRTWRWRDEDEFAQAQRAGLMDAAQARQVRAAGRAAVAEIRAWGSPYADGWEHWRPDPSWRVPRLPRDWDRTEISCVSLDAPPPHEP; from the coding sequence ATGACAGCGGACATCCGAGAGGAAGAAATCGGCGGACTCGCCGGGGGAAGATGGGCGCCTGGTACACATATTCTGTGGCGGTACCGGGCGAACGGGCGGACGGACCCGCATATCTGCCGGCCCGTGACCGTCGTGCGGGACACCGCCGACCTGCTCGCCGTATGGATGGCGCCCGGGACCACCTGTGTGAAGCCGCAGCTCGCCGATGGCACGCCTGTGCACCGGGAGCCGCTGGCCACGCGGTACACCAAGCCGCGGACGACCGCCCGGTCCCGCTGGTTCGGCACGGGGGTCCTGAAGCTGGCACGACCGGGCGACCCCTGGTCCGTATGGCTGTTCTGGGAGCGCGGCTGGCGGTTCAAGAACTGGTACGTAAACCTTGAGGAGCCTCGGACCCGCTGGTCGGGCGGGGTGGACTCGGAAGACCACTTCCTGGACATCGACGTCTACCCGGACCGCACCTGGCGGTGGCGCGACGAGGACGAGTTCGCCCAGGCGCAGCGGGCCGGGCTGATGGACGCCGCGCAGGCCCGTCAGGTACGGGCCGCGGGGCGGGCGGCCGTGGCGGAGATCCGGGCGTGGGGATCGCCGTACGCGGACGGCTGGGAGCACTGGCGGCCCGATCCGTCCTGGCGGGTGCCACGGCTGCCCCGGGACTGGGACCGGACAGAGATCTCCTGCGTATCTCTTGATGCGCCCCCACCTCACGAACCGTAG
- a CDS encoding WhiB family transcriptional regulator, whose protein sequence is MLQPPHQSLQAAVVPAQRPPAREQAGPWHSEAVCRRDEAGLFFAPSKEPTAARLAREQAAKRVCARCPVLVQCREHALLQPEPYGVWGGLTAAERRVVLARRRRREATTADPVRRIA, encoded by the coding sequence GTGCTGCAACCGCCGCATCAGTCCCTGCAGGCCGCCGTTGTCCCCGCTCAGCGGCCACCGGCACGGGAACAAGCGGGGCCCTGGCACTCGGAGGCGGTCTGTCGCCGGGATGAGGCCGGGCTGTTCTTCGCTCCGTCGAAGGAGCCGACCGCGGCACGGCTCGCCAGGGAACAGGCAGCGAAACGGGTATGTGCTCGCTGTCCGGTCCTGGTGCAGTGTCGCGAGCACGCGCTGCTTCAACCGGAGCCGTACGGGGTGTGGGGCGGGCTGACCGCGGCCGAGCGCCGTGTGGTCCTGGCCCGTCGCCGCCGCCGGGAAGCCACGACCGCGGACCCGGTCCGGCGCATCGCCTGA
- the glpX gene encoding class II fructose-bisphosphatase, translating into MSESHHLPSQLEVSPEAPDRNLALELVRVTEAGAMASGRWVGRGDKNGADGAAVKAMRTLVSTVSMNGVVVIGEGEKDEAPMLYNGERVGDGTGPECDVAVDPVDGTTLTAKGMANAVSVLAVAERGTMFDPSAVFYMDKLVTGPEAAEFVDIDAPASVNVRRIAKAKGCAPEDVTAVVLDRPRHDGIVKEVRESGARIKFISDGDVAGAIMAVREGTGVDLLLGVGGTPEGIIAACAIKCLGGTIQGKLWPKDEAERQRALDAGHDLDRVLHTDDLVSGENVFFVATGITDGDLLRGVRYRAETAFTESLVMRSKSGTIRQIDSTHQLSKLRAYSAIDFDRAR; encoded by the coding sequence ATGTCCGAGAGTCATCACCTTCCGTCCCAGCTTGAGGTCAGCCCGGAGGCCCCCGACCGCAACCTCGCGCTGGAACTCGTACGCGTCACCGAGGCCGGGGCGATGGCCTCCGGCCGCTGGGTGGGGCGCGGCGACAAGAACGGCGCGGACGGCGCGGCCGTCAAGGCGATGCGCACCCTGGTCTCGACCGTTTCGATGAACGGTGTCGTCGTCATCGGCGAAGGCGAGAAGGACGAGGCGCCGATGCTCTACAACGGCGAGCGGGTGGGTGACGGAACGGGCCCGGAGTGCGATGTCGCCGTCGACCCGGTGGACGGGACGACGCTGACGGCCAAGGGCATGGCCAACGCGGTGTCCGTGCTGGCGGTCGCCGAGCGGGGCACGATGTTCGACCCCTCAGCGGTCTTCTATATGGACAAGCTGGTCACCGGCCCGGAGGCCGCGGAGTTCGTCGACATCGACGCACCGGCCTCGGTCAATGTACGGCGGATCGCCAAGGCGAAGGGCTGCGCGCCGGAGGACGTCACGGCCGTGGTCCTGGACCGGCCACGGCACGATGGCATCGTCAAGGAGGTACGGGAGTCGGGCGCCCGGATCAAGTTCATCTCGGACGGCGATGTCGCGGGCGCGATCATGGCGGTCCGGGAGGGCACCGGTGTCGATCTGCTGCTCGGCGTCGGCGGTACGCCGGAGGGCATCATCGCGGCGTGCGCCATCAAGTGTCTCGGCGGCACGATCCAGGGCAAGCTGTGGCCCAAGGACGAGGCGGAGCGTCAGCGCGCGCTTGACGCGGGCCACGATCTGGACCGTGTACTGCACACGGACGATCTGGTCTCCGGGGAGAACGTCTTCTTTGTCGCGACCGGCATCACCGATGGTGATTTGCTGCGGGGGGTGCGCTACCGCGCGGAGACGGCCTTCACCGAGTCGCTGGTGATGCGGTCGAAGTCCGGCACAATCCGGCAGATCGACTCGACGCACCAGCTGTCGAAGCTGCGCGCGTACAGCGCGATCGACTTCGACCGCGCGCGATAG
- a CDS encoding DUF1707 SHOCT-like domain-containing protein: MDEISQVRASDADRDRVADILREALAEGRLNAEEHAERVDATYAAKTVGELEPLIRDLPTARGQAPRPERRAPHSPAGAAGRNLVAIFSGATRRGRWRVGGRTNAFACFGGVDIDLTEALFEQRETVINATAIFGGIDVVVPENVTLRGAGTGILGGFDVASQEAPDPDAPVVVVRGVAIFGGVDAKAKRGKRIRNLRERRD, encoded by the coding sequence GTGGACGAGATTTCTCAGGTGCGCGCCTCGGACGCGGACCGCGACCGGGTCGCCGACATCCTCCGAGAGGCCCTTGCGGAAGGGCGGCTGAACGCTGAGGAGCACGCCGAGCGGGTCGACGCCACCTATGCGGCGAAGACCGTCGGTGAGCTGGAGCCGCTGATCCGGGATCTGCCGACCGCACGCGGGCAGGCGCCCAGGCCGGAGCGGAGGGCGCCGCACTCCCCGGCCGGAGCGGCGGGGCGGAACCTGGTCGCGATCTTCAGCGGGGCCACCCGCAGGGGACGGTGGCGGGTCGGCGGCAGGACGAACGCGTTCGCCTGCTTCGGCGGCGTCGACATCGACCTGACCGAGGCACTCTTCGAGCAGCGGGAGACCGTCATCAACGCTACGGCGATCTTCGGCGGTATCGACGTCGTGGTTCCGGAGAACGTCACGCTGCGCGGCGCGGGCACCGGGATCCTGGGCGGTTTCGATGTGGCGTCCCAGGAGGCACCCGACCCGGACGCTCCGGTGGTCGTGGTGCGCGGCGTGGCGATTTTCGGAGGGGTTGATGCCAAGGCGAAGCGGGGCAAACGGATTCGTAATCTCCGTGAGCGTCGCGACTGA
- a CDS encoding exodeoxyribonuclease VII small subunit, with protein MTETDTESTLGYEQARDELIDVVRRLEAGGATLEESLALWERGEELAGICRNWLEGARRRLDAALTEEGEEGEEGEGQGEGVS; from the coding sequence ATGACCGAAACGGACACTGAGTCAACGCTGGGTTACGAGCAGGCCCGCGACGAGCTGATCGATGTCGTACGGCGACTGGAGGCCGGCGGCGCCACTCTGGAGGAGTCGCTGGCGCTGTGGGAGCGCGGCGAGGAGCTTGCGGGGATCTGCCGGAACTGGCTGGAGGGGGCCCGCCGTCGGCTGGACGCTGCTCTGACGGAGGAGGGGGAGGAAGGAGAGGAAGGGGAGGGGCAGGGTGAAGGTGTTAGTTGA
- the xseA gene encoding exodeoxyribonuclease VII large subunit yields the protein MALNTSPEAPIPVGQVSRLIGGWIDRLGAVWVEGQITQLSRRPGAGVVFMTLRDPSYEISLSVTCYRQVFDKVTDLVGEGARVVVHGKPEWYAPRGQLSLRAAEIRPVGMGELLVRLEQLKKALTAEGLFAAERKRPIPFLPQLIGLVTGRASAAERDVLMTAKQRWPAVRFAVRNVAVQGVRAVPQVIEAVRELDADPEVEVIVVARGGGSVEDLLPFSDEQLVRAVADCRTPVVSAIGHEPDTPLLDLVADLRSRTPTHAAKDVVPDVGEERARIQQLRDRALRCMTGYLDSQERGLEECMSRPAMAYPLRMVEDREDQIEELLRRSRRTLGHLLDRAEADLEHTLARVVALSPAATLKRGYAVLQRTDGAAVRDPAEVAEGEALRARVAEGEFHVTVTPPV from the coding sequence ATGGCTCTCAATACGTCGCCCGAGGCGCCGATTCCCGTTGGGCAGGTGTCGCGGCTGATCGGTGGGTGGATCGACCGGCTCGGCGCGGTGTGGGTGGAAGGGCAGATCACCCAGCTCAGCCGTCGCCCCGGCGCCGGGGTGGTGTTTATGACGCTGCGCGATCCGTCGTATGAGATCTCGCTGAGTGTGACCTGCTATCGCCAGGTCTTCGACAAGGTCACGGATCTCGTCGGCGAGGGCGCCCGTGTCGTCGTGCATGGCAAACCGGAGTGGTACGCCCCGCGTGGCCAGCTCTCGCTTCGGGCCGCCGAGATCCGCCCGGTCGGCATGGGGGAGCTGCTCGTACGGCTGGAGCAGTTGAAGAAGGCGCTCACCGCGGAGGGGCTTTTCGCCGCTGAGCGGAAGCGGCCCATACCGTTTCTGCCGCAGCTCATCGGGCTGGTCACCGGCCGGGCCTCGGCCGCCGAACGGGATGTGCTGATGACGGCGAAACAGCGCTGGCCCGCTGTCCGCTTCGCGGTGCGCAACGTCGCCGTGCAGGGGGTGCGTGCCGTGCCACAGGTGATCGAAGCGGTGCGGGAGCTGGACGCCGACCCCGAGGTCGAGGTGATCGTCGTGGCGCGGGGCGGCGGCAGCGTCGAGGATCTGCTGCCGTTCTCCGATGAGCAGCTGGTGCGGGCCGTCGCCGACTGCCGGACCCCGGTCGTATCGGCGATCGGCCACGAGCCGGACACCCCGCTGCTGGATCTGGTCGCGGATCTGCGCTCCCGGACGCCGACCCATGCGGCGAAGGATGTGGTCCCGGATGTCGGTGAGGAGCGGGCCCGTATTCAGCAGCTGCGCGATCGTGCGCTGCGCTGTATGACCGGCTATCTGGACAGCCAGGAGCGCGGGCTTGAGGAGTGTATGAGCCGGCCGGCGATGGCGTATCCGCTCCGGATGGTGGAGGACCGCGAGGACCAGATCGAGGAGCTGCTGAGGCGCAGCCGCCGCACGCTGGGGCATCTGCTGGACAGGGCCGAGGCCGATCTGGAGCACACCCTGGCCCGGGTGGTCGCCCTGTCGCCCGCCGCGACGCTGAAGCGCGGATACGCGGTGCTGCAGCGCACGGACGGTGCGGCCGTACGGGATCCGGCCGAGGTGGCGGAGGGCGAGGCCCTACGGGCCCGGGTCGCCGAAGGCGAGTTCCATGTCACGGTCACGCCCCCTGTCTGA
- a CDS encoding malonic semialdehyde reductase yields MSLALDTAAQDLLFREAHTANTFTDEPVSDEQIQAIYDLVKLAPTAFNQSPLRITLVRSPEARERLVQQLAEGNRAKTRTAPLTAILAVDLDFHERLPELFPAAPGIKDAFFSELEAREKAGTFNATLQAGYFILGIRAAGLAAGPMTGFDFDGVNKEFFGDGKQKALVVINIGRAGADAFYPRSPRLSYADAVTTV; encoded by the coding sequence ATGAGTCTCGCCCTCGACACCGCCGCCCAGGATCTGCTCTTCCGCGAAGCGCATACCGCGAACACCTTCACCGACGAGCCGGTGAGCGATGAGCAGATCCAGGCGATCTACGACCTGGTCAAGCTCGCCCCCACCGCCTTCAACCAGTCGCCGCTGCGGATCACTCTGGTCCGCTCTCCCGAGGCCCGTGAGCGCCTGGTCCAGCAGCTGGCCGAGGGCAACCGGGCCAAGACCCGCACCGCGCCGCTGACCGCGATCCTCGCTGTGGACCTGGACTTCCATGAGCGGCTGCCGGAGCTGTTCCCGGCCGCGCCGGGCATCAAGGACGCCTTCTTCTCCGAGCTGGAGGCGCGGGAGAAGGCGGGCACCTTCAACGCCACGCTCCAGGCGGGCTACTTCATCCTTGGTATCCGCGCCGCGGGCTTGGCCGCCGGGCCGATGACCGGCTTTGACTTCGACGGGGTCAACAAGGAGTTCTTCGGCGACGGTAAGCAGAAGGCTCTGGTCGTGATCAATATTGGGCGGGCTGGTGCGGATGCGTTCTATCCACGCTCGCCGCGGTTGTCCTACGCGGACGCGGTCACCACGGTCTGA
- a CDS encoding class II fumarate hydratase produces MSDELSYRIERDSMGEVRVPAHAKWRAQTQRAVENFPVSGQRLERAHIQALARIKAAAATVNAELGVLDGKMAAAIAAAADEVAQGDWDEHFPVDVFQTGSGTSSNMNMNEVLATLASERLGAPVHPNDHVNASQSSNDVFPSSIHIAAAAAVVGELIPALSHLAASLTRKAEEFAEVVKSGRTHLMDATPVTLGQEFDGYAAQMRFGVERLEASLPRLAELPLGGTAVGTGINTPPGFAAAVIAEVVRTTGLPLTEARDHFEAQGARDGLVETSGQLRTIAVSLTKIANDLRWMASGPRTGLAEIALPDLQPGSSIMPGKVNPVIPEAVLMVSAQVMGNDATVTAAGAAGNFELNVMLPVLARNVLESIRLLTNASRLLADRTVDGITADVERAREYAESSPSVVTPLNRYIGYEAAAKVAKAALAERKTIREAVLDGGYVDRGELTLDQLDEALDVLRMTRP; encoded by the coding sequence ATGAGCGATGAGCTTTCTTACCGGATTGAGCGGGACTCGATGGGTGAGGTGCGGGTGCCCGCACACGCCAAGTGGCGGGCGCAGACGCAGCGCGCGGTGGAGAACTTCCCCGTTTCCGGGCAGCGCCTGGAGCGGGCGCATATCCAGGCGCTGGCCCGGATCAAGGCGGCCGCCGCCACGGTCAACGCCGAACTCGGGGTACTCGACGGCAAGATGGCGGCGGCGATCGCGGCGGCGGCGGATGAGGTCGCCCAGGGCGACTGGGATGAGCACTTCCCGGTGGATGTCTTCCAGACCGGCTCGGGCACCTCGTCCAATATGAATATGAACGAGGTCCTGGCGACGCTGGCGAGCGAGCGGCTGGGAGCGCCGGTGCACCCCAACGACCATGTCAACGCCAGCCAGTCGTCCAACGATGTCTTCCCCTCCTCCATCCACATCGCCGCGGCGGCCGCCGTCGTCGGGGAGCTGATCCCGGCGCTCAGCCATCTGGCGGCCAGCCTCACCCGGAAGGCGGAAGAGTTCGCCGAGGTCGTCAAGTCGGGGCGTACGCATCTGATGGATGCCACACCCGTCACCCTGGGACAGGAGTTCGATGGCTACGCCGCGCAGATGCGCTTCGGCGTGGAGCGGCTGGAAGCCTCGCTGCCCCGGCTGGCCGAACTTCCGCTCGGCGGTACGGCGGTGGGTACCGGCATCAACACCCCGCCCGGCTTCGCGGCGGCCGTGATCGCGGAGGTCGTACGGACCACCGGGCTCCCGCTCACGGAGGCCCGTGACCATTTCGAGGCGCAGGGCGCGCGGGACGGGCTGGTCGAGACATCCGGTCAGCTGCGGACGATCGCCGTCAGCCTGACGAAGATCGCCAACGATCTGCGCTGGATGGCCTCCGGCCCGCGCACCGGGCTCGCCGAGATCGCGCTGCCCGATCTGCAGCCCGGCTCCTCGATCATGCCGGGGAAGGTCAACCCGGTGATCCCGGAGGCGGTACTGATGGTCTCGGCTCAGGTGATGGGCAATGACGCCACGGTCACGGCAGCGGGGGCGGCCGGGAACTTCGAGTTGAATGTGATGCTGCCGGTGCTCGCCAGGAATGTGCTGGAGTCCATTCGGCTGCTGACCAACGCGAGCCGGCTGCTGGCTGACCGGACCGTCGACGGGATCACCGCGGATGTGGAGCGGGCCCGTGAGTACGCGGAGTCCTCACCGTCCGTTGTCACACCGCTGAACAGGTACATCGGTTATGAGGCCGCCGCCAAGGTCGCCAAGGCGGCGCTCGCGGAGCGCAAGACGATCCGTGAGGCGGTGCTGGACGGTGGCTATGTGGACCGCGGCGAGCTGACGCTGGACCAGCTCGACGAGGCGCTGGATGTCCTGCGCATGACACGGCCCTGA